A genomic region of Litoribrevibacter albus contains the following coding sequences:
- a CDS encoding cyclic nucleotide-binding domain-containing protein, giving the protein MDSNKSPLWYNFFRKQTQMDERIADLWLKTPLFRKISRKHCRALVPDMHLRSYQDGEVIFHQGETGIGAALILSGQVDITSHHRNLARLDAGDFFGEVALVVDEPRTANAIAVGSTELIFFLRQNLDELTDRYPVDGARLMRNLASILATRLRLSNEAISQQEPLETSAKLTDIPKEQNDA; this is encoded by the coding sequence ATGGACTCAAACAAAAGCCCGCTTTGGTACAACTTCTTTCGTAAACAAACCCAAATGGATGAGCGCATCGCGGATCTCTGGTTGAAAACGCCATTGTTCCGAAAGATATCCAGAAAGCATTGCCGTGCGCTCGTTCCCGATATGCACCTTAGAAGCTATCAAGATGGAGAGGTCATCTTCCATCAAGGAGAAACAGGGATTGGTGCGGCCTTGATTTTATCGGGTCAGGTGGACATTACCTCCCATCATCGGAACTTGGCGCGTCTGGATGCAGGAGACTTTTTTGGTGAGGTGGCACTCGTTGTCGACGAACCAAGAACAGCCAATGCCATAGCCGTCGGTTCCACAGAGTTGATCTTTTTCTTACGCCAGAATCTGGACGAACTCACAGATAGATACCCGGTGGACGGCGCCCGACTGATGAGAAATCTGGCAAGCATTCTGGCTACCCGCTTGCGATTAAGCAACGAAGCCATTAGCCAGCAAGAACCGTTGGAGACTTCGGCTAAGTTAACAGACATTCCCAAGGAGCAAAACG